In Capillimicrobium parvum, a genomic segment contains:
- a CDS encoding FAD-dependent oxidoreductase has protein sequence MSTARLPVQPGERIDRSRPVPFTWDGKPVTGFAGDTIASALFASGQRVFSRSFKYHRPRGEICGCGHCANSLVTVDGRPGIRACSEPIVAGMKVEHQNAWPSLDFDVMSATDKFAGPFTPPGFYYKTFIRPRRMWPVYEKVLRHAAGLGKLPKRQEEREWRTEYRRRHCDVLVVGGGIAGLAAALRAAEAGADVVLCDEDAEPGGRLLAEGGGDRARELAQRARAAGVEILSRAPALGFFDGLVPVWQDSTLHQIRAARFVAATGTIEQPLVFADNDLPGVMLAGGARRMAALYGLRVGERAVVAAVGDDGLDAALALHAAGIPVAAIADLRTEPTARTARAQELGLRVVQGFTPVRALGRKGVEGVALARVDDRGQAVAGTEERIECDLLAVSAGAAPATSLLLQSGARARFDQATGRFVADALPPSVHAAGAVAGHESADTAELSGTLAGAEAAAALGLDAGGLDELRARVDGLAAPSPVATPPAQARDGRKGGKAFVDLDEDITVKDVEYAAAEGYDTIELSKRYTTVTMGPSQGRLSQLASIRALAGATGLSMGDVGMTTARPPWSTVPMGALAGRPLEAAKRSAVHGRHTELGATDRWAGDWRRAYDYGDPEGEALAVQTTAGLIDVSTLGKLIVRGPDAGELLDRLYPNRMSTLKPGRIRYGVLTSDAGRITDDGTVGRIDDETFYVTTTSSGAAAVEAWFSWWLADWGLDAHLTDVTQGVAAMNLAGPQAREMLTRLTDADCSNEAFPYLDAQHITVAGVPCLAMRIGFVGEVGYELHCAAPQGRALWDAVAAEGARPFGLEPQRILRLQKLHILVGQDTDSESTPYGAAMGWSVKLDKEQEFIGKWALEQASQHPAETALVGFTCQNGEVPTEGAVVVVGGKPAGQVTSSRRSPKLGASIGMAWVPVALATDGASITISDESRTFPATVTTKPFYDPEGEVLRG, from the coding sequence ATGAGCACGGCCCGCCTGCCCGTCCAGCCCGGCGAGCGCATCGACCGCTCGCGGCCCGTCCCGTTCACCTGGGACGGCAAGCCCGTCACCGGCTTCGCGGGCGACACGATCGCCTCGGCGCTGTTCGCCTCCGGCCAGCGCGTCTTCTCCCGCTCCTTCAAGTACCACCGGCCGCGCGGCGAGATCTGCGGCTGCGGCCACTGCGCGAACTCGCTCGTCACCGTCGACGGGCGCCCCGGCATCCGCGCCTGCAGCGAGCCGATCGTCGCGGGCATGAAGGTCGAGCACCAGAACGCGTGGCCGTCGCTCGACTTCGACGTGATGTCGGCGACCGACAAGTTCGCCGGGCCGTTCACCCCGCCGGGCTTCTACTACAAGACGTTCATCCGCCCGCGGCGGATGTGGCCGGTCTACGAGAAGGTCCTGCGCCACGCCGCCGGCCTGGGCAAGCTGCCCAAGCGCCAGGAGGAGCGCGAGTGGCGCACCGAGTACCGCCGGCGCCACTGCGACGTGCTCGTCGTCGGTGGCGGGATCGCCGGCCTGGCCGCGGCGCTGCGGGCCGCCGAGGCGGGCGCCGACGTCGTCCTGTGCGACGAGGACGCAGAGCCGGGCGGCCGGCTGCTGGCCGAGGGCGGGGGCGACCGTGCCCGCGAGCTGGCGCAGCGGGCCCGGGCCGCGGGCGTCGAGATCCTCAGCCGCGCGCCCGCGCTCGGCTTCTTCGACGGCCTCGTGCCGGTCTGGCAGGACAGCACGCTGCACCAGATCCGCGCCGCGCGGTTCGTCGCGGCGACGGGCACGATCGAGCAGCCGCTCGTCTTCGCCGACAACGACCTGCCCGGCGTCATGCTCGCGGGCGGCGCGCGCCGCATGGCCGCGCTGTACGGCCTGCGGGTCGGCGAGCGGGCCGTGGTCGCCGCGGTCGGCGACGACGGGCTCGACGCCGCGCTGGCGCTGCACGCGGCGGGGATCCCGGTCGCGGCGATCGCCGACCTGCGCACCGAGCCCACCGCGCGGACCGCGCGCGCCCAGGAGCTCGGCCTGCGGGTCGTCCAGGGCTTCACGCCCGTCCGGGCGCTCGGGCGCAAGGGCGTCGAGGGCGTCGCGCTCGCCCGCGTCGACGACCGCGGACAGGCGGTCGCCGGCACCGAGGAGCGGATCGAGTGCGACCTGCTCGCGGTCTCCGCAGGCGCCGCGCCGGCGACCTCGCTGCTGCTGCAGTCGGGGGCGCGCGCCCGCTTCGACCAGGCCACCGGCCGGTTCGTCGCAGACGCGCTGCCGCCCAGCGTCCACGCGGCGGGCGCGGTCGCCGGCCACGAGAGCGCGGACACCGCCGAGCTGTCGGGGACGCTGGCGGGCGCCGAGGCGGCCGCCGCGCTCGGGCTCGACGCGGGGGGGCTCGACGAGCTCCGCGCGCGGGTGGACGGGCTGGCGGCGCCATCTCCCGTGGCCACCCCGCCCGCCCAGGCTCGTGACGGCAGGAAGGGCGGCAAGGCGTTCGTCGACCTCGACGAGGACATCACCGTCAAGGACGTCGAGTACGCGGCCGCCGAGGGCTACGACACCATCGAGCTGTCCAAGCGCTACACGACGGTGACGATGGGCCCGTCGCAGGGCCGCCTGTCGCAGCTCGCCTCGATCCGGGCGCTCGCCGGCGCGACCGGCCTGTCGATGGGCGACGTCGGCATGACGACCGCGCGGCCGCCCTGGTCGACGGTGCCGATGGGCGCGCTCGCCGGCCGGCCGCTGGAGGCGGCCAAGCGCTCGGCGGTCCACGGCCGCCACACGGAGCTCGGCGCCACCGACCGGTGGGCGGGCGACTGGCGCCGCGCCTACGACTACGGCGACCCGGAGGGCGAGGCGCTCGCCGTGCAGACGACCGCCGGGTTGATCGACGTGTCGACGCTCGGCAAGCTCATCGTGCGCGGGCCGGACGCCGGCGAGCTGCTCGACCGGCTGTACCCGAACCGCATGTCGACCCTCAAGCCGGGGCGCATCCGCTACGGCGTGCTGACCTCCGACGCGGGGCGTATCACCGACGACGGTACGGTCGGCCGGATCGACGACGAGACGTTCTACGTGACGACGACGTCGAGCGGCGCGGCCGCGGTCGAGGCGTGGTTCTCCTGGTGGCTGGCCGACTGGGGCCTGGACGCCCACCTCACCGACGTCACGCAGGGCGTGGCGGCGATGAACCTCGCCGGCCCGCAGGCGCGCGAGATGCTGACGCGGCTCACCGACGCCGACTGCTCCAACGAGGCGTTCCCGTACCTCGACGCCCAGCACATCACCGTGGCGGGCGTGCCCTGCCTGGCGATGCGCATCGGCTTCGTGGGTGAGGTCGGCTACGAGCTGCACTGCGCGGCGCCGCAGGGCCGGGCGCTGTGGGACGCGGTCGCCGCCGAGGGCGCGCGGCCGTTCGGCCTCGAGCCGCAGCGGATCCTGCGCCTGCAGAAGCTGCACATCCTCGTCGGGCAGGACACCGACTCGGAGTCGACGCCCTACGGCGCGGCGATGGGCTGGTCGGTCAAGCTCGACAAGGAGCAGGAGTTCATCGGCAAGTGGGCGCTCGAGCAGGCCTCGCAGCATCCGGCCGAGACCGCATTGGTCGGGTTCACGTGCCAGAACGGCGAGGTGCCGACCGAGGGCGCGGTCGTGGTCGTCGGGGGCAAGCCCGCCGGCCAGGTGACGAGCTCACGGCGCTCGCCGAAGCTGGGCGCCTCGATCGGGATGGCGTGGGTGCCCGTCGCGCTGGCGACGGACGGCGCCTCGATCACGATCTCCGACGAGTCGCGGACGTTCCCGGCGACCGTCACGACGAAACCGTTCTACGACCCCGAAGGCGAGGTGCTGCGGGGATGA
- a CDS encoding sarcosine oxidase subunit delta, whose amino-acid sequence MSFLLTCPNCGVREVTDFGYGGEVSPRPKARPSRRELNAYNYFRRNVAGVQREWWVHRSGCRAWFLAERDTRTNDVKWTALPDEAPAADAGTLAAVDAATGMPGGGAVGTTTDVAGGGPGSGVVGR is encoded by the coding sequence ATGTCCTTCCTTCTCACCTGCCCAAACTGCGGTGTCCGCGAGGTCACCGACTTCGGCTACGGAGGCGAGGTGTCGCCCCGGCCCAAGGCCCGCCCCAGCCGGCGCGAGCTCAACGCCTACAACTACTTCCGCCGCAACGTCGCGGGGGTCCAGCGCGAGTGGTGGGTGCACCGCTCCGGCTGCCGGGCGTGGTTCCTGGCCGAGCGCGACACCCGCACGAACGACGTGAAGTGGACGGCGCTGCCTGACGAGGCGCCCGCCGCCGACGCGGGGACGCTCGCCGCGGTGGACGCGGCGACCGGCATGCCCGGCGGCGGGGCGGTGGGCACGACCACCGACGTTGCGGGCGGCGGACCGGGATCGGGGGTGGTCGGTCGATGA
- the purU gene encoding formyltetrahydrofolate deformylase, which yields MSHTTAPAPAVTLSASPRDADTGRLLISCDDRPGIVAAVAAFLRERGANIAQSDQYSTDPEGGRFFLRMVFHMGGLAEALPRMEGEFSAEVAEPFDMRFQLRDASVPKRVAILVSRYDHCLLDLLWRWRRRELHLDVGLVISNHPDLRDEVTGFGVPYEHVPVTRDTKAEAEAAELELLRGRFDLVVLARYMQVLSAGFLEQVGAPVINIHHSFLPAFAGAGPYERARERGVKLIGATAHYVTEDLDAGPIIEQDVIRVSHRDNAAELTRLGADIERTVLERAVRWHCEDRVLVNANTTVVF from the coding sequence GTGTCCCACACCACCGCGCCCGCCCCCGCCGTCACGCTCTCCGCGTCGCCGCGCGACGCGGACACCGGCCGGCTGCTGATCTCCTGCGACGACCGTCCCGGGATCGTCGCCGCCGTCGCCGCGTTCCTGCGCGAGCGCGGCGCCAACATCGCCCAGTCCGACCAGTACTCGACCGACCCCGAGGGCGGCCGGTTCTTCCTGCGGATGGTGTTCCACATGGGCGGCCTGGCCGAGGCGCTGCCGCGGATGGAGGGCGAGTTCTCCGCCGAGGTGGCCGAGCCGTTCGACATGCGCTTCCAGCTGCGCGACGCGTCCGTGCCGAAGCGGGTGGCGATCCTCGTCTCGCGCTACGACCACTGCCTGCTCGACCTGCTGTGGCGCTGGCGCCGGCGCGAGCTGCACCTCGACGTCGGCCTCGTCATCTCCAACCACCCCGACCTGCGCGACGAGGTGACCGGGTTCGGCGTGCCCTACGAGCACGTGCCGGTCACCCGCGACACGAAGGCCGAGGCCGAGGCCGCCGAGCTCGAGTTGCTGCGGGGCCGCTTCGACCTCGTGGTGCTCGCCCGCTACATGCAGGTGCTCTCCGCCGGCTTCCTCGAACAGGTGGGCGCACCGGTCATCAACATCCACCACTCGTTCCTGCCCGCCTTCGCCGGCGCCGGCCCGTACGAGCGCGCCCGGGAGCGCGGCGTCAAGCTCATCGGCGCGACGGCGCACTACGTCACCGAGGACCTCGACGCGGGCCCGATCATCGAGCAGGACGTGATCCGCGTCTCGCACCGCGACAACGCCGCCGAGCTCACCCGGCTGGGCGCGGACATCGAGCGCACGGTGCTCGAACGCGCGGTCCGCTGGCACTGCGAGGATCGCGTGCTCGTCAACGCCAACACGACGGTGGTGTTCTGA
- the folD gene encoding bifunctional methylenetetrahydrofolate dehydrogenase/methenyltetrahydrofolate cyclohydrolase FolD has protein sequence MAAEIIDGKAVALAVREAVAADVATLERPPGLATLLVGDDPASAIYVANKRKQCEAAGMRDLHQHLPGDIAQDELAAIVEALNADPDVTGILLQLPLPDHLDAAPLIASIHPDKDVDGLTEVSAGRLVLGKPGLRPCTPSGVIELLDAYGVQIEGAEAVVVGRSDLVGKPQAQLLLARNATVTMCHSRTRDLPSVCRRADILVAAAGVPRLIGPDSVKPGATVIDVGMHRTDEGLCGDVDFDAVSEVAGRITPVPGGVGPMTIAMLLRNTVTAAQLAAVTA, from the coding sequence ATGGCGGCCGAGATCATCGACGGCAAGGCGGTCGCGCTGGCCGTCCGCGAGGCGGTCGCCGCCGACGTCGCGACGCTCGAGCGCCCGCCGGGCCTGGCGACCCTGCTCGTCGGCGACGACCCGGCGTCCGCGATCTACGTCGCCAACAAGCGCAAGCAGTGCGAGGCCGCGGGCATGCGCGACCTGCACCAGCACCTGCCCGGCGACATCGCCCAGGACGAGCTCGCCGCGATCGTCGAGGCGCTGAACGCCGACCCCGACGTCACCGGCATCCTCCTGCAGCTGCCGCTGCCGGACCATCTCGACGCGGCGCCGCTGATCGCGAGCATCCATCCCGACAAGGACGTCGACGGGCTGACCGAGGTCAGCGCGGGCCGCCTCGTCCTCGGCAAGCCCGGGCTGCGCCCGTGCACGCCGTCGGGCGTCATCGAGCTGCTCGACGCCTACGGCGTGCAGATCGAAGGCGCGGAGGCGGTCGTCGTCGGCCGCTCCGACCTCGTCGGCAAGCCGCAGGCCCAGCTCCTGCTCGCCCGCAACGCCACGGTCACCATGTGCCACTCGCGCACGCGCGACCTGCCGTCCGTGTGCCGCCGCGCCGACATCCTCGTCGCCGCGGCGGGCGTCCCGCGCCTCATCGGACCGGACTCGGTCAAGCCCGGCGCGACGGTCATCGACGTCGGCATGCACCGCACCGACGAGGGACTGTGCGGCGACGTCGACTTCGACGCCGTGAGCGAGGTCGCCGGCAGGATCACCCCGGTGCCCGGCGGCGTCGGCCCGATGACGATCGCCATGCTGCTGAGAAACACCGTGACTGCCGCGCAGCTCGCAGCGGTCACCGCCTGA
- a CDS encoding PfkB family carbohydrate kinase, with protein MSVTVVGSIAYDRVRTPFGERERMLGGAATHFALAASFFDEVRAVGPVGDDFEDMETLALRGTVTEDVERVAGGKTFFWHGEYGWDLNTRETLDTQLGVFETFDPKLSEASRQAEVLFLANIQPDVQRAVRDQCTGARFVAMDSMNLWIEIARASLVKTISGVDCVILNDAELRQLTEKPNLVSAAREVLNMGPSVIVAKQGEYGAALITKDEYFSLPAYPLETVVDPTGAGDTFAGGFVGYLAKNPGEYRTAMAYGTALASYNVEEFGTERVVRLTEEEIEERVQALEGMTRLSISV; from the coding sequence ATGAGCGTGACCGTTGTTGGATCGATTGCCTATGACCGCGTCAGGACGCCGTTCGGCGAGCGTGAGCGGATGCTGGGCGGAGCGGCGACCCACTTCGCCCTGGCCGCGTCGTTCTTCGACGAGGTGCGCGCGGTCGGCCCGGTCGGCGACGACTTCGAGGACATGGAGACGCTCGCGCTGCGCGGCACCGTGACCGAGGACGTCGAGCGCGTCGCCGGCGGCAAGACGTTCTTCTGGCACGGCGAGTACGGCTGGGACCTCAACACGCGCGAGACGCTCGACACGCAGCTCGGCGTGTTCGAGACGTTCGACCCGAAGCTGTCGGAGGCCTCGCGCCAGGCCGAGGTGCTGTTCCTCGCGAACATCCAGCCCGACGTGCAGCGCGCGGTGCGCGACCAGTGCACGGGCGCGCGCTTCGTCGCGATGGACTCGATGAACCTGTGGATCGAGATCGCCCGCGCCAGCCTCGTCAAGACGATCTCCGGCGTCGACTGCGTGATCCTCAACGACGCCGAGCTGCGCCAGCTCACGGAGAAGCCGAACCTCGTGTCGGCGGCCCGCGAGGTGCTCAACATGGGCCCGAGCGTGATCGTGGCCAAGCAGGGCGAGTACGGCGCCGCGCTGATCACGAAGGACGAGTACTTCAGCCTGCCCGCCTATCCGCTGGAGACCGTCGTCGACCCGACCGGCGCGGGCGACACGTTCGCCGGCGGGTTCGTCGGCTACCTGGCGAAGAACCCGGGCGAGTACCGCACGGCGATGGCCTACGGCACCGCGCTGGCGTCCTACAACGTCGAGGAGTTCGGCACCGAGCGCGTCGTCCGGCTGACCGAGGAGGAGATCGAGGAGCGCGTCCAGGCCCTGGAGGGCATGACGCGCCTGTCGATCAGCGTCTGA
- a CDS encoding homocysteine S-methyltransferase family protein encodes MSFATASAYDAVREALSEQRCVILDGGIATELPQDLLTEGPHSEQLWGVRALAYSPAEVRAVHRRYVDAGCDVITTDTWGLASAVGEGGVRPWEDSSEPVHWLEIARRGVRVARQAVAEGGREGRTAVAFSLNADVDGEEGQETVRLLSRAFADEPPDLILVETLSLVSSSLYQTVERLLETGLPVWLSFRRCRHGLCGVYGQHWGGPEGDAFGRAARRFEEMGVGALLINCIPPDHVAGMLSFLRDFTDMPLGVYPNLGYYTNAGWQFQEGIGGEEYAEMALGWRSEGADIIGGCCGVSPDHIAAARVRLEGTKPGRRRREEPEAGDDGLNRTPRRHHSPWTDPRGRPMFPLPFPDLMVDGSTFTPTQGSFLVWQYLFENGIGKGRRCLDVGCGTGLQTVQLALNGAEHVHGIDVDTAAVDDTLTNAFRNGVAERVTAQAVDLFPWVPEERYDTIVASLYQTPVDPFQQASSHRPIDYWGRNMVDHLIGTLPAALTDDGEAYLMLLSILSQERTQDLLEQNGLHSEVVDFAFFPFTEHFQESQEQIERVEGLSDAYHLRIGTSDVMVAYLVKVTRI; translated from the coding sequence GTGAGCTTCGCGACCGCGTCGGCGTACGACGCCGTCCGTGAGGCGCTGTCCGAGCAGCGTTGCGTGATCCTCGACGGCGGCATCGCCACCGAGCTGCCGCAGGACCTGCTGACCGAGGGCCCGCACAGCGAGCAGCTGTGGGGCGTGCGCGCGCTCGCCTACTCGCCGGCGGAGGTGCGTGCGGTGCACCGGCGCTACGTCGACGCGGGCTGCGACGTCATCACGACCGACACGTGGGGCCTGGCGTCCGCGGTGGGCGAGGGCGGGGTGCGTCCGTGGGAGGACAGCTCCGAGCCCGTGCACTGGCTGGAGATCGCCCGCCGCGGCGTGCGCGTCGCGCGCCAGGCCGTGGCCGAGGGCGGTCGCGAGGGCAGGACCGCCGTCGCGTTCTCGCTGAACGCCGACGTCGACGGTGAGGAGGGGCAGGAGACGGTCCGCCTACTCAGCCGCGCCTTCGCCGACGAGCCGCCGGACCTGATCCTCGTCGAGACCCTGTCGCTCGTCTCCTCCTCGCTGTATCAGACCGTCGAGCGGCTGCTCGAGACCGGCCTGCCGGTCTGGCTGTCGTTCCGCCGCTGCCGCCACGGGCTGTGCGGCGTCTACGGCCAGCACTGGGGCGGGCCCGAGGGCGACGCGTTCGGCCGCGCGGCCCGCCGCTTCGAGGAGATGGGCGTCGGCGCGCTGCTGATCAACTGCATCCCGCCGGACCACGTGGCCGGGATGCTGTCCTTCCTGCGCGACTTCACCGATATGCCGCTCGGCGTGTACCCGAACCTCGGCTACTACACGAACGCCGGCTGGCAGTTCCAGGAGGGCATCGGCGGCGAGGAGTACGCCGAGATGGCGCTCGGCTGGCGCTCGGAGGGCGCGGACATCATCGGCGGCTGCTGCGGCGTCAGCCCCGATCACATCGCCGCGGCGCGTGTCCGCCTCGAGGGCACGAAGCCCGGCCGCCGCCGGCGGGAGGAGCCCGAGGCCGGCGACGACGGCCTCAACCGCACCCCGCGCCGCCACCACTCGCCGTGGACCGACCCGCGCGGCCGGCCGATGTTCCCGCTGCCGTTCCCCGACCTCATGGTCGACGGCTCGACCTTCACGCCGACCCAGGGCTCGTTCCTCGTCTGGCAGTACCTGTTCGAGAACGGCATCGGCAAGGGGCGCCGCTGTCTCGACGTCGGCTGCGGCACCGGCCTGCAGACCGTGCAGCTCGCGCTCAACGGCGCGGAGCACGTCCACGGCATCGACGTCGACACCGCCGCGGTCGACGACACGCTGACCAACGCCTTCCGCAACGGCGTCGCTGAGCGGGTGACCGCCCAGGCGGTGGACCTGTTCCCATGGGTTCCGGAGGAGCGCTACGACACGATCGTGGCGAGCCTCTACCAGACCCCTGTCGACCCGTTCCAGCAGGCGTCGTCGCACCGGCCGATCGACTACTGGGGCCGTAACATGGTCGACCACCTCATCGGCACGCTGCCGGCGGCGCTGACCGACGACGGCGAGGCGTACCTCATGCTGCTGTCGATCCTGTCGCAGGAGCGCACGCAGGACCTGCTGGAGCAGAACGGGCTCCACAGCGAGGTCGTCGACTTCGCCTTCTTCCCGTTCACCGAGCATTTCCAGGAGAGCCAGGAGCAGATCGAACGCGTCGAGGGGCTCTCCGACGCCTACCACCTGAGGATCGGGACCTCCGACGTCATGGTGGCCTATCTCGTGAAAGTGACCCGCATATGA
- a CDS encoding LuxR C-terminal-related transcriptional regulator, with protein MTLGKEAVAAADALDACRRRVAALEGVWTALERLAELGPVSEILERGPVETAAALDLDRVLLSRVEDAALHAEALHAPRDPDGAEATLARLREAPVPIDYPLVEGEVLRRRRPQLVARADGDPRGRRAYADILGWDVYLTAPIVLEARVIGFLHGDRDPARGGPPLGELERDGLGALAGGFALVFERAVLRRRLRNQRQEMRQVASWADARTSELSDRAVTLATDREPGGDDEPSRGAAPNESALRDLLTRRELDVLELMVKGETNGGIARSLVVSEGTVKFHVKNILRKLHAANRAEATSRYLRLTLRRGDGPPGA; from the coding sequence ATGACGCTCGGCAAGGAGGCCGTCGCGGCCGCCGATGCGCTCGACGCGTGCCGCCGGCGGGTGGCCGCGCTCGAGGGCGTCTGGACGGCGCTCGAGCGCCTGGCCGAGCTCGGCCCGGTGAGCGAGATCCTCGAGCGCGGGCCGGTCGAGACCGCCGCCGCCCTGGACCTCGACCGCGTGCTGCTCAGCCGCGTCGAGGACGCCGCGCTGCACGCCGAGGCGCTCCACGCCCCGCGCGATCCGGACGGAGCCGAGGCCACCCTCGCGCGGCTGCGCGAGGCGCCGGTGCCGATCGACTACCCGCTCGTCGAGGGCGAGGTGCTGCGCCGCCGGCGGCCGCAGCTGGTGGCGCGCGCCGACGGCGACCCGCGCGGGCGCCGGGCCTACGCGGACATCCTCGGCTGGGACGTCTACCTGACGGCGCCGATCGTTCTCGAGGCGAGGGTGATCGGCTTCCTGCACGGCGATCGCGATCCCGCCCGCGGCGGGCCGCCGCTCGGCGAGCTCGAGCGCGACGGGCTCGGCGCGCTGGCCGGTGGCTTCGCCCTCGTCTTCGAACGGGCGGTCCTGCGCCGGCGCCTGCGCAACCAGCGCCAGGAGATGCGCCAGGTCGCCAGCTGGGCCGACGCGCGCACGAGCGAGCTGTCCGATCGGGCCGTGACCCTGGCCACCGACCGCGAGCCGGGCGGCGACGACGAGCCCTCGCGCGGCGCCGCCCCGAACGAGTCCGCGCTGCGCGACCTGCTCACCCGCCGCGAGCTCGACGTGCTCGAGCTCATGGTGAAGGGCGAGACGAACGGCGGGATCGCGCGCAGCCTCGTCGTGTCCGAGGGCACGGTGAAGTTCCACGTGAAGAACATCCTGCGCAAGCTGCACGCCGCCAACCGCGCCGAGGCGACCTCGCGGTACCTGCGCCTGACGCTGCGCCGCGGGGACGGGCCGCCCGGCGCATGA
- a CDS encoding homocysteine S-methyltransferase family protein — translation MGSSASQAEVGRQPAYERVRELLRAERCVVLDGGVGTELPGMRESDDRLWGVRAVVDDPDAVRDVHRRYVQAGCDVISTDTWGLPSALMSNGPRLWETSREVHWMDVARRGVTLAREAVGDGAAAVAFSLNGDVDANEGQETIRLLSRVFADEPPDMLLVETLSLVRPSLYDTIERLLDTGLPVWLSFRRCRHGLCGVYGEHWGGPEGDAFGRAARRFEEMGIGALLANCIPPDHVDGMISFLRDFTDMPLGVYPNLGYLTSAGWQFEEGIGGDEYARMALRWREEGADIIGGCCGVTPGHIAAARERLDGTRPGRRRAAGATADVAVPVTPEPSQWRDRRERLLYPLEFPDLVCAPGVFAPGGASFLAWRYLYAEGIGAHQRCLDVGAGTGILGVQLALNGAAHVHAIDVDERAVANTHENAFRNGVSDRMSIARVDLYPWVPEERYEVIVASLYQVPVDPFQRVSTHRPLDYWGRNAFDQVIAKLPQALAPEGVAYVVQLSILSQHRTEELLSAAGFTATVVDYDLFHFSSAFEPSVAQIERVEELSDAYHLRLSEHDVVVAYLLEVRRSGDQPGNGTAPWAKRR, via the coding sequence ATGGGGAGCAGTGCATCGCAGGCCGAGGTCGGGCGCCAGCCCGCGTACGAGCGCGTGCGCGAGCTGCTGCGGGCGGAGCGCTGCGTCGTGCTCGACGGCGGCGTGGGCACGGAGCTGCCCGGCATGCGCGAGAGCGACGACCGGCTGTGGGGCGTGCGGGCGGTCGTCGACGACCCCGACGCGGTCCGCGACGTCCATCGCCGCTATGTCCAGGCGGGCTGCGACGTCATCTCCACCGACACCTGGGGCCTGCCGAGCGCGCTGATGTCCAACGGGCCGCGCCTGTGGGAGACGTCGCGCGAGGTGCACTGGATGGACGTGGCCCGCCGCGGCGTCACGCTGGCCCGCGAGGCGGTCGGCGACGGCGCCGCCGCGGTGGCCTTCTCGCTCAACGGCGACGTCGATGCCAACGAGGGCCAGGAGACGATCCGCCTGCTCTCCCGCGTGTTCGCCGACGAGCCGCCGGACATGCTGCTCGTCGAGACGCTGTCGCTGGTACGCCCGTCGCTCTACGACACGATCGAGCGCCTGCTCGACACCGGCCTGCCGGTCTGGCTGTCGTTCCGCCGCTGCCGGCACGGGCTCTGCGGGGTCTACGGCGAGCACTGGGGCGGTCCGGAGGGCGACGCGTTCGGCCGCGCCGCGCGCCGCTTCGAGGAGATGGGCATCGGCGCGCTGCTGGCCAACTGCATCCCGCCCGACCACGTCGACGGCATGATCTCGTTCCTGCGCGACTTCACCGACATGCCGCTCGGCGTGTATCCGAACCTCGGATACCTGACGAGCGCCGGATGGCAGTTCGAGGAGGGCATCGGCGGCGACGAGTACGCGCGGATGGCGCTGCGCTGGCGCGAGGAGGGCGCGGACATCATCGGCGGCTGCTGCGGCGTGACGCCCGGCCACATCGCCGCGGCGCGCGAGCGCCTCGACGGGACGCGGCCGGGCCGGCGGCGTGCCGCCGGCGCCACGGCCGACGTGGCGGTCCCGGTCACGCCGGAGCCGTCGCAGTGGCGCGACCGCCGCGAGCGCCTCCTGTACCCCCTCGAGTTCCCCGACCTCGTCTGCGCCCCCGGCGTGTTCGCGCCGGGCGGGGCGAGCTTCCTGGCCTGGCGCTACCTCTACGCGGAGGGCATCGGCGCCCACCAGCGCTGCCTGGACGTCGGCGCCGGGACCGGCATCCTCGGCGTCCAGCTCGCGCTCAACGGCGCGGCGCACGTGCACGCGATCGACGTCGACGAGCGCGCCGTGGCCAACACGCACGAGAACGCATTCCGCAACGGCGTGTCCGACCGCATGTCGATCGCGCGGGTCGACCTGTACCCGTGGGTGCCCGAGGAGCGCTACGAGGTCATCGTGGCCAGCCTCTACCAGGTCCCGGTCGACCCGTTCCAGCGCGTCTCGACGCACCGGCCGCTCGACTACTGGGGGCGCAACGCGTTCGACCAGGTCATCGCCAAGCTGCCGCAGGCGCTGGCCCCCGAGGGCGTCGCCTACGTGGTGCAGCTCTCGATCCTGTCCCAGCACCGCACCGAGGAGCTCCTGAGCGCCGCGGGCTTCACGGCCACGGTCGTCGACTACGACCTGTTTCACTTCTCGTCCGCCTTCGAGCCGAGCGTCGCGCAGATCGAGCGCGTCGAGGAGCTCTCCGACGCTTACCACCTGCGCCTGTCCGAGCACGACGTCGTGGTCGCCTACCTGCTCGAGGTCCGCCGCTCGGGCGACCAGCCGGGCAACGGGACCGCGCCGTGGGCCAAGCGCCGATGA